A single genomic interval of Adhaeribacter pallidiroseus harbors:
- a CDS encoding amino acid permease: protein MASNLFAKKSINKLIQESEGGGSDGHGHSLKRTLSATNLILLGIGAIIGTGIFVLTGSAAAQFAGPGLVISFIVAGIACAFAGLCYAEFASMIPIAGSAYTYGYATLGELIAWIIGWDLILEYMFGAATVAVGWSGYVVSFLRDLNINIAPEWWNAPGISLIQDPKTSAWVQITDQLTTQYAAQGIDIASLPHATGVFNMVAAAAILLITVILVVGIQESAKFNNFIVFIKLFVVIAFILAGGYYLLRNPAVAAQNWTPFIPDNTGEFGHYGWSGIMRAAGVIFFAYIGFDAVSTAAQEAKNPQRDMPVGILGSLVICTILYILVSGILTGLVDYRQLNVAEPIAIGIEVTGYTVLRDLIKIGAIAGLSSVMLVMLLGQPRIFYSMSRDGLIPPIFGKVHPKFQTPYISSILIGVVCAITAGALPIAQLGEMTSIGTLLAFVIVCGGVWYMRVHEPERTRPFRTPWVPLVPILGMLVCFAMMASLNVHTWYRLIGWLIVGLVVYFTYSRKHSKLNKTPMVHSGK from the coding sequence TTTATCCGCTACTAACTTAATCTTGTTGGGTATAGGAGCCATTATTGGTACGGGTATATTTGTGCTTACGGGTAGTGCCGCGGCCCAGTTTGCGGGTCCGGGTTTAGTTATTTCGTTTATTGTGGCGGGTATTGCTTGTGCGTTTGCCGGCCTGTGCTACGCGGAGTTTGCTTCTATGATTCCAATTGCCGGTTCGGCCTACACTTACGGATATGCTACCTTAGGAGAATTAATCGCCTGGATAATTGGCTGGGATTTAATTTTAGAATACATGTTTGGGGCCGCTACTGTAGCAGTAGGTTGGAGCGGGTACGTGGTTAGCTTTCTGCGTGATTTAAACATTAACATTGCCCCCGAATGGTGGAACGCGCCGGGTATTTCTCTGATTCAGGATCCCAAAACCAGCGCCTGGGTGCAGATAACCGACCAGTTAACCACGCAGTATGCCGCTCAAGGGATTGATATTGCTTCGTTACCGCACGCTACGGGAGTTTTTAATATGGTGGCTGCGGCAGCAATACTTTTGATAACAGTAATCTTGGTAGTCGGTATTCAGGAGTCGGCTAAGTTTAACAACTTTATTGTGTTTATTAAGCTTTTCGTAGTAATCGCCTTTATTCTGGCGGGTGGGTATTATTTATTGCGGAATCCAGCCGTTGCAGCCCAAAACTGGACGCCGTTTATTCCGGATAATACCGGTGAGTTTGGTCATTATGGCTGGAGTGGTATTATGCGGGCCGCTGGGGTAATCTTTTTTGCTTACATTGGTTTCGATGCGGTTAGTACGGCGGCTCAGGAGGCTAAAAACCCTCAACGCGACATGCCAGTAGGTATTCTGGGATCACTGGTTATTTGCACCATTTTGTATATTCTGGTTTCCGGTATTTTAACCGGTCTAGTAGATTACCGGCAGTTAAACGTGGCTGAACCAATTGCCATTGGTATTGAAGTTACCGGCTATACTGTTTTAAGAGATTTAATTAAAATTGGTGCAATTGCTGGTTTAAGTTCGGTAATGCTGGTGATGTTACTGGGCCAGCCCCGTATTTTCTATTCCATGTCACGGGATGGTTTAATTCCGCCTATTTTCGGTAAAGTACATCCCAAGTTTCAAACGCCTTATATCAGCTCTATTTTAATTGGGGTAGTTTGCGCTATTACGGCTGGAGCATTACCCATTGCCCAACTCGGTGAAATGACTTCTATTGGTACCTTGCTGGCTTTTGTAATTGTTTGTGGGGGAGTTTGGTACATGCGGGTGCATGAGCCAGAGCGCACTCGTCCTTTCCGGACCCCTTGGGTGCCTTTGGTGCCGATTTTGGGTATGCTGGTGTGTTTTGCCATGATGGCCAGTTTAAATGTTCATACCTGGTACCGGTTAATTGGTTGGTTAATAGTTGGCTTAGTGGTGTATTTTACGTATAGCCGCAAGCACAGCAAATTAAATAAAACACCGATGGTACACAGTGGTAAATAA
- a CDS encoding helix-turn-helix domain-containing protein — MGRVKKIEIQESASALLELMQQEKRALVQARLQALYLYKSGQASDYATISQQVGYERHTIGKWFSQYEQKGLAACQALEMGKHSGSRISGPALAELTEKLNSTTDYFTSYKQIHQWLQEAHGILLSYEHVHRFVRYYLGAKLKVVRKSNLKKDVAYEEKYKKSKRALIFSAPTLLWAFSPSRESE; from the coding sequence ATGGGAAGAGTAAAGAAAATAGAGATCCAGGAGAGTGCGTCAGCGTTGCTGGAGTTGATGCAGCAGGAAAAGCGGGCTTTGGTGCAAGCGCGTTTGCAGGCCTTGTATTTATATAAAAGCGGGCAAGCGTCGGATTATGCCACTATCAGCCAGCAGGTGGGCTATGAGCGACACACCATTGGCAAATGGTTTAGCCAGTATGAACAAAAAGGTTTAGCCGCTTGCCAGGCTTTGGAGATGGGGAAGCACTCCGGTTCGCGCATCAGCGGGCCAGCCTTGGCAGAACTTACAGAAAAGCTTAACAGTACGACGGATTACTTTACTTCTTACAAGCAGATTCACCAGTGGCTGCAAGAAGCACATGGTATTCTGCTAAGCTATGAACACGTGCACCGCTTTGTACGCTACTACTTGGGAGCCAAGCTCAAAGTAGTCCGCAAAAGTAACCTGAAGAAAGATGTGGCTTACGAAGAGAAGTATAAAAAAAGTAAACGTGCTCTTATCTTTTCTGCTCCAACGCTACTATGGGCCTTTAGCCCGAGCCGGGAAAGTGAATAG
- a CDS encoding IS630 family transposase gives MLLSFLLQRYYGPLARAGKVNSWKVYFQDESRFGLMTVLRRAITRAGVKPVGAYQHRFIYRYCYGLVEPLSGDKFFVTAPQVNTLFFEYLLQEFSRHEPSVYKIIFLDKAGYHRAKHLQVPENIRLVYLPSSNPELNPIERFWRDMKDKVAFRNFPDESALETWINTTINNYSKEHIASLTGYEYILQAVSHAKNAMEVS, from the coding sequence GTGCTCTTATCTTTTCTGCTCCAACGCTACTATGGGCCTTTAGCCCGAGCCGGGAAAGTGAATAGCTGGAAAGTGTACTTTCAGGATGAGAGCCGGTTTGGTTTGATGACCGTCTTGCGCCGGGCCATTACCCGAGCCGGAGTGAAGCCAGTGGGCGCTTACCAGCACCGTTTTATTTACCGCTACTGTTATGGGTTAGTAGAGCCCCTCTCGGGGGATAAGTTTTTTGTCACCGCGCCGCAAGTCAACACCCTGTTTTTTGAGTATCTGCTCCAGGAGTTTTCCCGCCACGAGCCATCCGTATACAAAATCATTTTCTTGGATAAAGCCGGCTACCATCGGGCCAAACACTTGCAAGTGCCCGAGAATATCCGCCTGGTGTACCTGCCCTCTTCCAACCCGGAACTCAACCCTATCGAAAGGTTCTGGCGGGATATGAAAGATAAAGTTGCTTTTCGCAACTTTCCGGATGAATCAGCGCTGGAAACCTGGATCAACACCACCATTAACAACTACTCCAAAGAACACATTGCTTCGCTAACTGGCTACGAGTATATTCTCCAGGCCGTCTCGCACGCTAAAAATGCTATGGAAGTATCTTAA
- a CDS encoding organic hydroperoxide resistance protein translates to MKTLYTAEVSATGGRSGQVKSSDGIIDMAVNVPEGLGGKKGSTNPEQLFAAGYAACFQSALLLVAGKQKIRLEPDSTVTAHVSLLQLDNESYGLGVKLVVDVKGLDHDQAVKLVNQAHEVCPYSVGTRGNIDVQLEVV, encoded by the coding sequence ATGAAAACCTTGTATACAGCCGAAGTATCGGCAACAGGCGGCCGCAGCGGTCAAGTAAAATCATCGGATGGCATTATAGACATGGCCGTTAATGTGCCGGAAGGCTTAGGTGGTAAAAAAGGCAGTACTAACCCGGAACAACTTTTTGCGGCTGGTTATGCGGCTTGCTTTCAAAGTGCCTTGTTACTAGTGGCTGGTAAACAAAAAATCCGGCTGGAACCGGATTCTACAGTAACGGCGCACGTGAGCCTGCTGCAGTTAGATAACGAAAGCTACGGTTTAGGTGTGAAGCTGGTAGTGGATGTAAAAGGCTTAGATCATGATCAAGCGGTAAAACTCGTGAACCAGGCCCACGAAGTATGTCCGTATTCCGTTGGTACTCGCGGTAATATTGATGTTCAACTGGAAGTAGTATAG
- the sucC gene encoding ADP-forming succinate--CoA ligase subunit beta has product MNIHEYQGKEILKSYGVRIQEGIVARNPDQAVEAAKRLTAETGTGWHVIKAQIHAGGRGKGGGVKLAKNMDQVRELSSQILGMNLITHQTGPEGKTVHKVLIAQDVYYPGPTEPKEFYVSILLDRAKGQNVIMASTEGGMDIEEVAENHPEKILKEWIDPSVGLQAFQARKIAFAFGLEGEAFKEMVKFITALYKAYIDTDASQFEINPVLKTSDNKILAVDAKVNLDDNALYRHRAFEDLRDFNEEDPLEVEASASNLNYVKLDGNVGCMVNGAGLAMATMDIIKLSGGEPANFLDVGGGANAQTVEAGFRIILKDPNVKAILINIFGGIVRCDRVANGVVEAYKNIGDIKVPIIVRLQGTNAEEGARIIDESGLKVFSAVLLKDAAARVKEVLA; this is encoded by the coding sequence ATGAACATACACGAATATCAGGGAAAAGAGATTCTAAAAAGTTATGGCGTCCGGATTCAGGAAGGAATAGTTGCCCGCAACCCCGACCAGGCCGTAGAAGCGGCGAAACGTTTAACCGCTGAGACCGGTACGGGTTGGCACGTTATTAAAGCGCAAATTCACGCGGGTGGACGGGGTAAAGGAGGTGGCGTAAAATTAGCCAAAAACATGGACCAGGTACGGGAGCTCTCGTCGCAAATATTAGGGATGAACCTGATAACCCACCAAACCGGACCGGAAGGAAAAACGGTTCACAAAGTTTTAATCGCCCAGGATGTGTATTATCCCGGACCAACGGAGCCGAAAGAATTTTACGTCAGTATTCTGCTGGATCGGGCTAAGGGCCAGAATGTAATTATGGCCAGCACCGAAGGTGGTATGGACATTGAAGAAGTTGCCGAAAATCATCCGGAAAAAATATTAAAAGAATGGATTGATCCATCCGTAGGTTTACAAGCATTTCAGGCCCGTAAAATTGCTTTTGCTTTTGGCTTAGAAGGAGAAGCATTTAAAGAAATGGTGAAATTTATTACCGCTCTTTACAAAGCTTACATTGACACGGATGCTTCGCAGTTCGAGATAAATCCGGTACTTAAAACCTCCGATAATAAAATATTGGCGGTAGATGCTAAGGTAAACTTAGATGATAACGCCTTGTATCGCCACCGGGCTTTTGAAGATTTGCGCGATTTTAACGAAGAAGACCCGTTAGAAGTAGAAGCCAGCGCCAGCAACTTAAACTATGTAAAGCTAGATGGCAACGTAGGTTGTATGGTAAACGGAGCCGGTTTGGCTATGGCCACCATGGACATTATTAAACTTTCGGGTGGTGAACCGGCCAACTTCCTGGACGTGGGAGGTGGAGCTAACGCGCAAACCGTAGAAGCTGGTTTTAGAATTATTCTGAAAGACCCGAACGTAAAAGCTATTCTGATTAATATTTTTGGCGGAATTGTACGCTGCGACCGCGTAGCGAATGGGGTAGTTGAAGCTTACAAAAACATTGGCGACATTAAAGTACCCATTATTGTACGTTTGCAAGGTACCAACGCCGAAGAAGGCGCCCGCATTATTGATGAATCGGGTTTAAAAGTATTTTCGGCGGTGTTACTAAAAGATGCCGCAGCTCGCGTGAAAGAAGTATTAGCTTAG
- a CDS encoding glycoside hydrolase family 113 codes for MVALHLCFRISPVKEASLLPQTKFIFRGVNWVAGDSVTLDQLIAAKECNIQWIAQTPFGWQRNYNTPEMRLNTQFNKHFWGESDQGLIHTTNLARQAGIKTLLKPHIWLMNQDQNKWIGDIAMTSEADWQTWFKNYSEFILHYARLAETHHVEALCIGTELMNPAITREEDWRQLIRQIRQVYHGQLTYAANWYLEYEKVKFWDDLDFIGVQGYFPVSKKNNASLAELQAGWKPHLMRMQKIAKKYQKPIVFTEAGYKSTPDAAVEPWKWPERGRNILIEESYETQANCYQALFQTLWEKPWFGGLFIWKWYPQVRDNGRDHRDFTPQHKPAEKILADWYGKEL; via the coding sequence ATGGTAGCCCTACACTTGTGCTTCCGGATAAGTCCCGTTAAAGAAGCATCCTTATTGCCACAGACCAAATTTATCTTTCGGGGAGTAAACTGGGTGGCTGGTGATTCGGTTACTCTGGATCAGCTGATTGCCGCTAAAGAGTGTAACATTCAATGGATTGCGCAAACTCCCTTTGGCTGGCAGCGCAACTATAATACCCCCGAAATGCGGCTGAATACGCAATTTAATAAACACTTTTGGGGCGAAAGCGACCAGGGCCTGATTCATACTACTAATCTGGCGCGACAAGCCGGAATCAAAACCTTACTGAAACCACATATCTGGTTAATGAACCAGGATCAAAATAAATGGATTGGCGACATTGCCATGACCAGCGAAGCAGATTGGCAAACCTGGTTTAAAAATTATTCCGAATTTATTTTGCATTATGCTCGTCTTGCCGAAACCCACCATGTAGAGGCGCTGTGTATTGGTACCGAATTAATGAACCCAGCAATAACCCGAGAAGAAGACTGGCGGCAATTAATCCGGCAAATACGGCAAGTGTACCATGGCCAACTAACCTACGCTGCGAATTGGTATCTGGAGTATGAAAAAGTTAAATTTTGGGATGACCTGGATTTTATTGGCGTACAAGGTTACTTTCCGGTAAGCAAAAAAAACAATGCCAGCTTAGCTGAATTACAAGCCGGCTGGAAACCTCACTTGATGCGAATGCAAAAAATTGCTAAAAAGTACCAAAAACCCATTGTGTTTACCGAAGCGGGTTATAAAAGCACCCCTGATGCAGCAGTTGAACCTTGGAAGTGGCCGGAGCGCGGTAGAAATATTTTAATAGAAGAGTCCTACGAAACACAAGCCAATTGTTACCAGGCCTTGTTCCAAACTTTATGGGAAAAGCCGTGGTTTGGCGGCCTGTTCATCTGGAAATGGTACCCGCAAGTGCGCGATAATGGCCGCGACCACCGCGATTTTACCCCGCAACACAAACCCGCCGAAAAGATTTTAGCGGATTGGTACGGGAAGGAATTGTAG
- a CDS encoding ABC transporter ATP-binding protein, whose translation MLQAANIFKSYGSLPVLKGITLQIAKGEIVSIVGSSGAGKSTLLHILGTLDNADKGDVFFNGDAVNKYKSVELARFRNQHIGFIFQFHNLLPEFTSVENVCLPGFLAGRPEEEVISRAKELLKMLNLGHRLEHKPSEMSGGEQQRTAVARALINAPEIIFADEPSGNLDSENARELHEIFFRLRNELHQTFVIVTHNEHLAEMADRKLVMKDGYLLD comes from the coding sequence TTGTTACAAGCCGCTAATATTTTCAAATCATATGGAAGCTTACCCGTTTTAAAGGGTATTACGCTGCAAATTGCCAAAGGCGAAATTGTTTCAATTGTGGGTTCCTCGGGAGCAGGTAAAAGTACCTTGCTGCATATTTTGGGTACTTTAGACAATGCCGATAAAGGTGATGTGTTCTTTAACGGGGATGCTGTTAATAAATACAAAAGTGTTGAGCTAGCTCGATTTCGGAACCAGCACATTGGGTTTATTTTTCAGTTCCATAATTTACTGCCAGAATTTACTTCCGTCGAAAATGTGTGTTTGCCCGGTTTTTTAGCGGGTCGGCCCGAAGAAGAAGTAATATCCCGAGCCAAGGAACTTTTAAAAATGTTGAATTTAGGTCATCGCCTGGAACACAAGCCTTCCGAAATGTCAGGGGGAGAGCAACAGCGTACCGCCGTGGCCCGAGCTTTAATCAATGCGCCCGAAATAATTTTTGCCGATGAGCCCAGTGGAAATTTAGATTCGGAGAATGCCAGAGAGCTGCACGAAATATTTTTTCGGTTGCGCAACGAGCTGCACCAAACTTTTGTGATTGTAACCCACAACGAGCACTTAGCCGAAATGGCCGACCGCAAGCTGGTAATGAAAGATGGTTACCTCCTGGATTAA
- a CDS encoding InlB B-repeat-containing protein: protein MNTFTNPLTVFRTKYSCKHILLVLATLVFFKAPALHAQVAIKWDAAFGGSGNDVMQCQQQTSDGGYILGGTSTSPASGDKSHNSKGKEDFWIVKVDATGKKQWDKTFGGSGKDFFQTVQQTLDGGYILGGYSNSPVSGDKSDVASFEYDYWVIKIDAAGNKQWDNTFGGKRNDFLISVYPTNDKGYILGGSSNSPVSGKLGLNKSKGSKKDTDYWIIKLNSRGQKEWDRTISGSSFDYLRVIKQTQDKGFIIGGYSYSPSSGNKTGANKGFGDYWIVKVNKLGLIEWNKTIGGRNEDILETLEITKDGGYVLGGTSSSSAGGNKSQNTKGETDYWLVKMDNTGKIIWDKTLGGSRKDNLRSVKQTSDGGYIVGGYSTSPVSGDKSEKSSKDIDFWVIKLDASGSLKWDKTIGGNQEDGLQAVQQIGKGQYILGGYSLSSTSEDRTVSSKGNYDYWLVNILVAEESASNNAGTYALTLKVDGKGSINRSIKKDAYISGSVVSLTAKPAAGYKFTGWSGAVNVLQNPLTITINGNKNITAIFDPIGHNVYEAEEAFLKGAVISSEHMDYSGKGYADVKSKSYSIIRWVITDQQAGNCEISFRYSNGSGNSYPIKVILNDEVIDDSKPFKATETWSTWSIVRINANLKAGVNEIRLKSGEKGGPNVDYLRINNLSTLAETEVATSNSMVLNPVEQETSDTEQVTRLSAYPNPVPNATTLTFTFDQEEEYELSIYDLDGTVIHSFPTKVAKANEEVQILWDAATVQSGIYVAKLKTKSGVQTLRIIKK from the coding sequence GTGAACACTTTTACCAACCCGCTTACTGTATTCCGAACTAAATATTCCTGCAAGCATATACTGCTGGTGTTGGCTACCTTAGTTTTTTTTAAAGCTCCGGCACTACATGCCCAAGTAGCCATAAAGTGGGATGCTGCATTTGGAGGAAGTGGTAATGATGTTATGCAATGCCAGCAACAAACTAGCGATGGCGGCTATATTTTAGGTGGAACTTCCACCTCTCCGGCCAGTGGCGACAAATCTCATAACTCGAAAGGAAAAGAAGATTTTTGGATAGTTAAAGTAGATGCCACAGGTAAAAAGCAGTGGGATAAAACATTTGGCGGAAGTGGCAAGGACTTTTTTCAAACGGTGCAACAAACGCTTGACGGAGGTTACATTTTGGGCGGGTATTCCAACTCGCCGGTCAGCGGCGATAAGTCGGATGTTGCTTCTTTTGAATATGATTACTGGGTAATTAAAATTGATGCTGCCGGAAACAAACAATGGGATAATACCTTTGGTGGGAAGCGGAATGATTTTTTAATTTCGGTTTATCCTACTAACGATAAAGGGTATATTCTAGGCGGTTCTTCTAATTCACCGGTTAGCGGAAAGCTAGGACTAAACAAATCCAAGGGCTCCAAAAAAGATACTGATTATTGGATTATTAAACTGAATTCGCGCGGCCAAAAAGAATGGGATCGCACCATAAGCGGCAGCAGTTTTGACTATTTACGTGTAATCAAACAAACTCAAGATAAAGGCTTTATTATTGGAGGTTATTCTTATTCGCCCAGCAGTGGTAACAAAACAGGTGCGAACAAAGGATTCGGTGATTATTGGATTGTAAAAGTTAATAAGTTAGGATTGATAGAATGGAATAAAACCATAGGTGGCCGAAACGAAGATATTCTGGAGACACTAGAAATAACGAAAGATGGCGGCTATGTGCTGGGCGGTACTTCTAGTTCCTCTGCGGGTGGTAACAAATCGCAAAACACAAAAGGTGAAACAGATTACTGGTTGGTTAAAATGGATAATACGGGCAAGATAATCTGGGATAAAACCCTTGGTGGTAGCCGGAAAGACAACCTGCGTTCAGTGAAACAAACTAGCGATGGTGGCTATATTGTAGGTGGTTACTCTACTTCGCCAGTTAGTGGTGATAAATCAGAAAAATCGAGTAAAGACATTGATTTCTGGGTGATAAAATTAGATGCTTCTGGCTCCTTGAAATGGGATAAAACTATCGGTGGCAATCAGGAAGATGGTCTACAAGCGGTTCAGCAGATTGGTAAAGGACAATATATTTTAGGTGGTTATTCTTTATCCTCCACTTCGGAAGATAGAACGGTGTCCTCTAAAGGTAATTATGATTATTGGTTGGTGAATATTTTAGTTGCCGAAGAATCGGCGAGTAATAACGCGGGTACTTATGCTTTAACTTTAAAGGTCGATGGCAAAGGCTCCATTAATCGAAGTATAAAAAAAGATGCTTATATAAGTGGTTCTGTCGTTTCTTTAACGGCAAAGCCAGCAGCCGGTTATAAGTTTACTGGTTGGAGCGGCGCGGTAAATGTTCTTCAGAACCCCTTAACCATTACTATAAATGGCAATAAAAATATTACAGCTATTTTTGATCCTATTGGCCATAATGTATACGAAGCCGAAGAAGCTTTTCTTAAAGGTGCCGTAATCAGTAGCGAACACATGGATTACAGTGGCAAAGGATATGCCGATGTTAAAAGTAAAAGTTACTCAATTATAAGATGGGTTATCACCGATCAACAAGCAGGTAATTGCGAAATAAGCTTTCGGTATTCCAACGGCAGTGGCAATAGTTACCCAATAAAAGTAATTTTAAACGACGAGGTAATTGATGACTCCAAACCCTTTAAAGCAACCGAAACCTGGTCTACATGGTCGATTGTTAGAATTAATGCAAATTTAAAAGCCGGGGTTAATGAGATCCGATTGAAATCGGGCGAAAAAGGAGGACCTAACGTTGATTATTTGCGAATTAATAATCTGTCTACTTTAGCTGAAACAGAAGTAGCTACCAGCAACAGCATGGTTTTAAACCCAGTGGAACAAGAGACCTCAGATACAGAGCAGGTTACTCGGTTAAGCGCTTATCCTAATCCCGTACCAAATGCTACTACTCTTACGTTTACATTTGATCAGGAAGAAGAATACGAACTGAGTATTTACGATTTAGACGGCACAGTTATTCATTCTTTTCCGACCAAAGTTGCCAAAGCAAACGAAGAAGTACAAATACTTTGGGACGCAGCTACGGTACAAAGTGGTATATACGTGGCAAAGCTTAAAACAAAAAGCGGCGTTCAAACTTTACGAATAATAAAAAAGTAA
- a CDS encoding helix-turn-helix domain-containing protein, whose protein sequence is MNKDFDRTQLLKTALNHSSITIDELANRLGLTPILLYHNLESEEEGDQTVKAVATGLGIPTSYFEGKYYYNERGQLVPSAPK, encoded by the coding sequence ATGAATAAAGACTTCGACCGTACCCAGCTTCTTAAAACCGCACTTAATCATTCTAGCATCACCATCGACGAGTTAGCCAATCGTTTAGGATTAACTCCTATTTTACTGTACCATAATCTTGAAAGTGAAGAGGAAGGTGATCAAACGGTAAAAGCCGTAGCAACTGGATTAGGGATTCCAACTTCTTATTTTGAAGGAAAGTATTATTATAACGAACGAGGGCAATTGGTACCGAGCGCACCAAAGTAA
- a CDS encoding ABC transporter ATP-binding protein produces the protein MRVLWHYLQPHRQLVFSSLLLAAASQILTLLDPVIFGKIIDNYATPPYTLPAEERVQGALWLMFLAVIVALLARLAKSFQEYLTNLVVQKFGVQIFNDGLKQTLRLSYQEYANQNSGETLSILQRVRRDTERFISAFINILFSSVVGVCFLVWYAITKHWALVPVFIVGIFVLGGLTSLLSAKIKTMQRSINRATNKMAGFITESLRNIELIKSLGLTFQEIRRLRGHTEQIFSLEMEKVKRVRTLSFLQGTSLNLLKQSILFTLLWLIFREVLSTGELISMQFISVSIFGPLQDLGTIILAYREADAALINFDELLRKPIENRPESAIDIGPLYQLRFEQVVFCHQNASQNAINDISFTANTGDTLAFVGPSGSGKSTLVKLLVGLYVPVSGEIRYNNYSAKTIWLNEARRQLGFVTQETNLFSGTIKENLLLVKPDATDAEIMAALGKAACTNLLARSDLGIDTPIGEGGLKMSGGEKQRLSIARALIRNPRLLIFDEATSALDSLTEEEITNTVREISAQREQITVLIAHRLSTILHADIIYVLEKGKIVEKGSHADLLTQKSLYYAMWRQQIGERR, from the coding sequence ATGCGCGTACTTTGGCATTATCTGCAACCTCACCGGCAGCTTGTATTTTCTTCTTTGTTGCTGGCAGCAGCAAGCCAGATACTTACACTACTGGACCCGGTTATTTTCGGAAAAATCATTGATAATTATGCTACTCCGCCTTACACCTTGCCAGCGGAGGAACGGGTACAAGGTGCACTATGGCTTATGTTCCTGGCCGTAATTGTTGCATTACTTGCCCGGCTGGCCAAATCTTTTCAGGAATATTTAACGAATCTGGTAGTACAGAAATTTGGGGTACAGATCTTTAACGATGGCCTGAAACAAACCTTACGGTTGTCTTATCAGGAGTATGCCAATCAAAATAGCGGTGAAACTTTATCTATCCTGCAGCGGGTGCGCCGCGATACCGAACGTTTTATTAGCGCTTTCATTAATATATTATTTTCTTCTGTAGTAGGAGTCTGTTTTCTGGTGTGGTACGCTATTACAAAACACTGGGCCTTAGTTCCTGTATTTATAGTGGGCATTTTTGTTTTAGGCGGATTAACCAGTTTATTGAGCGCCAAAATAAAAACCATGCAGCGCTCCATAAACCGGGCTACTAACAAAATGGCGGGTTTTATTACCGAGTCTTTGCGAAATATTGAATTAATTAAAAGCTTAGGACTTACATTTCAGGAAATACGGCGCCTGCGTGGCCACACCGAGCAGATTTTTAGTTTAGAAATGGAAAAGGTAAAGCGCGTACGTACTTTATCGTTTTTGCAGGGCACATCCCTTAACTTATTAAAACAATCTATTTTGTTTACTTTGCTTTGGCTAATTTTCCGAGAGGTGCTCTCTACAGGCGAATTAATCTCGATGCAATTTATTTCGGTGAGCATTTTTGGGCCGCTACAAGATTTAGGAACTATTATTCTGGCATACCGCGAAGCAGATGCAGCTCTAATTAATTTCGACGAACTTCTCCGGAAGCCAATAGAAAACCGCCCTGAATCAGCAATTGATATTGGTCCCTTGTATCAGTTGCGGTTTGAGCAAGTAGTATTTTGTCACCAAAACGCTAGTCAAAATGCCATTAATGACATCTCATTTACAGCCAATACCGGCGACACGCTGGCTTTTGTAGGGCCATCAGGTTCAGGTAAATCAACGTTGGTAAAATTACTGGTAGGCTTGTATGTACCGGTAAGCGGCGAGATACGGTATAATAATTATTCGGCAAAAACCATTTGGCTGAACGAGGCGCGCCGACAATTGGGTTTTGTAACGCAGGAAACTAACTTATTTTCGGGCACTATTAAAGAAAATCTACTTTTGGTTAAGCCCGATGCTACAGATGCTGAAATAATGGCCGCATTGGGAAAAGCTGCTTGCACCAACTTATTAGCTCGCTCGGACTTAGGTATTGATACGCCAATTGGTGAGGGTGGCCTGAAAATGTCGGGCGGCGAAAAGCAACGATTATCCATTGCGCGGGCCCTGATTCGCAATCCCCGGCTGCTTATTTTTGACGAAGCAACATCGGCGCTTGACTCGCTTACCGAAGAAGAAATAACCAATACTGTTCGGGAGATTTCGGCGCAGCGGGAGCAAATAACCGTGTTAATTGCGCACCGGCTTTCCACTATTCTGCACGCCGATATTATTTACGTACTGGAAAAAGGTAAAATTGTAGAAAAAGGAAGTCATGCGGACTTGCTTACACAAAAAAGCTTATACTATGCCATGTGGCGCCAACAGATAGGCGAGCGGAGGTAA